A region of the Marinifilum sp. JC120 genome:
TAACTCTAGTCCTTGYGATAGTTCTTTTCCAGTAGTTTYTCWATATCGTGGACATTGTAAAAGATTTTCCCTCCTATGTGSGTGTAAGGTATGGTTTCCTCTGACCTRTACTTYTGAAGGGTGCGTACTCCTATGTGTARCATGTTGCAGACATCCTGACCGTCGAGCCATTCTTTGTAGAGGTTATCGGCTGGATTGTTTTCCTTGTACGCTGTGACTAGTTCTTCGATTTTCTTGATAAGTTTTTTTATTGACTTGATTAGTTCAATAAAA
Encoded here:
- a CDS encoding DNA-binding protein, coding for FIELIKSIKKLIKKIEELVTAYKENNPADNLYKEWLDGQDVCNMLHIGVRTLQKYRSEETIPYTHIGGKIFYNVHDIEKLLEKNYXKD